The DNA segment TTTCAAAAATAATTTGCTATCATTGAAAGGGGGAAATATTATTCTGGAGCATTTTGTGTCCGAGGTGCATCCGTATTCAATTAATGAAGACTTACCATACTTTTTCTGATCAGGAATTAACCGTCATGTTAAGGCAGGGCGAAAAAGGAGCGCTTACAGAAATTTACAAGCGTTATCAACCGCTTCTTTACAGTCATGCTTACCGGCGACTGCCCGATCAGGAGGAAATCAGGGACCTCATTCAGGAGCTTTTTATCACCCTTTGGGACAACCGCAATTCATTTCAACTCCATGGAAGCCTGGCTTCCTATCTGTATACTTCCGTACGCAACAGGATCTTGAACCTGTATAGAAATCAAAAAGTGCGGGATAATTATAGTCTTTCGTTAAAGAATTTTATGGAGCAGGGCAGTAATATTACAGAAGAAACACTTCGGGAAAAGGAACTTGTGCAGCTCGTAGAGCAGGAGGTTGCCGCTTTGCCCTCACAGATGCGCTTGATTTTTGAAATGAGCCGTAACCTGGAGATGAGCCATAATGAAATTGCGCTGGAGCTTGATCTAAGCCCACATACAGTACGTACCCAGGTTAGAAATGCACTTCGTATTTTGAGAGAGAAATTAGGGGTAAATATCTTTTTAATCTTTTTTTAAAAATCATCTACTCTATGAGCCGGGCTTAGGTGTCATTTGTTTATAGCCCGTAATATTTATGGGAGCACAAGTCAATGGAAAAAGCAACGGATCTACTAGATAAGTACAATTCAGGAATGGCTACGGATGAAGAAAAGGCAACCGTAGAAAGCTGGTATCTTAAATATAAGACTGCAGCTACTGACCTTAGTCAGCAGAAAATAGAGCAGGAATACCTGCTTGGGCTGGAAGCATTGACCAGTCATATGGACCGCTCTTCTTCCCTGCGGTTGTGGCCGAGGATAGTTGCTGCAGCGGCATTGTTCCTCGTTCTGAGCATTGGAGCTTTCTTTGTTTTTCGCCCTGCGCTAAAACAGGAAAGGACTTCCTATCAGCATAACGATATCGGTATTGGAGGAAACAGGGCGGTACTAACCCTTTCAAACGGACGACAGATTTCGTTAACAGATGCGGTCAATGGAACGATTGTGGAGGAATCCGGAATCAAGGTGACGAAAACCCGGGATGGCCAGCTGTTATATGTATTAAACGGTAAGCAATCCGCAGCAGAACAGATCAGCTATAATACCATCACTACTCCTAAAGGCGGACAATACCAGATTATTCTTCCCGATGGCACTAAGGTTTGGCTCAACGCGGCCTCTTCATTGGTATATCCTACCGCATTTTCTGCAGTACAGCGAAAAGTGGTCTTGAAAGGAGAAGCCTATTTCGAAGTGGCCAAACAGTTGCCCAAGAAAGTACCTTTTATTGTGCAGACCGACAGAGCTAAAGTAGAAGTGCTGGGCACGCATTTTAACGTCAATGCTTACGACAATGAGCCTTTTACCAAAACCACTTTACTCGAAGGGAAAGTAGCTGTCAGTTATCCTGAAACCAACCATGCCCTTATCTTGAGCCCCAATCAACAGGCATGGAACGATAAAAAAACAGACTTGATTCGGGTAATTACGGTAGATCCGGAATATGATATTGCCTGGAAAAAGGGCTGGTTCATGTTTAATGACGAAAGCATTGAAAGCATTATGAGAAAGATCTCCAGATGGTATGATGTAGAAGTGGTATACGAAGGGAAGATCACCGCTCATCAGGTATTTGGAGGAACAGTGAACAGGTTTGAAAATGTCTCCAAAGTACTGGAGATGCTGGAACTGACCAATGCCGTTCATTTTAAAATTGAAGGAAGAAAAATTACGGTAATGCCCTGAGACCACCAGGTATCGTAAGTTCAAATAAATATCAACAAACCATAAACAACCAACAATGAAAAAACAACTACAGGGCCAGACTTAAGCATTGCGGGTAACCTAAAGAAAGCACACCCCGATTGGCCTCGGGATGCGCCATAATTTTGAGTTAACCCCTCCGGTAATACCGGAAAAAAGTTTTAGAGAACTATTCATGTATTAACCCAAAACAAACCAAAAGTATGAAAATAAATGCTTTTAACCTTGGTATGCCCAAACTATGGCTGCCGCCTAAACTTCTTTTAGTGATGAAGTTAGTTATCATTTTAATGACTGGCCTCCTGTTACAGGTCAATGCCAGTGGATTTGCACAGCGGATTACGATCAATAAGAAAGATGCATCGCTTAAATATATCTTCAATGAAATCAGGAAACAGACTGGTTATGATGTCCTGTGGCAAACGATACAAATTCAGCAAGTCAAAAATATAGATGTTTCTTTCCGGAATGAAACACTGGAAACAGTATTGAAACAGGCGCTTGCTGCCAGTGGTTTATCTTATGCCATTAAGGATAAAACCGTTGTTATTCAAAAAACAGATAAAACATTCTTTGATCGCCTGGTTGGCTATCTTAAGGCAATAGACATTCATGGACTTGTAGTTGATGAAAAGGGACTTCCATTGCCAGGGGCGAGTGTAAAGGTCAAAGGCAGTAACAAAGTAACCAAGACCAATGGCCGCGGTGAGTTTAGCCTGGAGCAGGTGGAAGAAAACGCGGTATTGTCGGTTTCCTATTTAGGTTACCAGACTAAAGATGTCGCGGTGAAGGGCGAAAGTAACCTCAGAATTACCCTTGCTGAAAGTCAGGAGAAGCTGGAAGCAGTAGTGGTTGTCGGTTATGGAACAACGAAAAGAAAAGACCTTGTCGGCACAGTAGCCACTATTGGTGGAGATGACATGAGAAAGCAGGTGGCTACTAATTTCACACAGGCCCTGGCAGGAAGAGCTGCAGGTGTTCAGGTGAGCAGACCTAACGGGAATCCTGGTGCAGGAGCTTCAATCAGAATCAGGGGCTTGTCGACTGCAAGTGGGGTGAATGATCCTTTATTTGTGATTGATGGGATTCCGGTCCAATTGTTCAATGGGGGTGGAACAGATGCTGCGCGCTCTACGCCCGCAAATGGATTGATGGATCCATTGGCAGGGATAGATATGAATGATGTGGAGAATATAGAAGTCTTAAAAGATGCCACAGCGACTGCTATTTATGGTTCAAGGGCTGCAAACGGGGTCGTTATTGTAACGACAAAACGAGGCCGGGCAGGGGAACAGCCTGTTTTTAGTTTTAATTATGATGTTTCCATGGATCGCCAGAATAAATTTCTTGATGCGCTGTCTGGTCCGGAATATGTAAAATTCATGACCGAAACCTATGAAAAAGCTGGGGTTCCGATTGAAGCAGCGGGTTTCCCGGGTACAGCAAATACAGACTGGCAAAGGGAAGTGATCCAGAAGGGCCTGATCCAGAACCTCAATCTGAGCGTAATGGGCGCATCCAAAGATGGCAATACGAATTATGGCTTTTCGACAGGTTTAACAGATCAGAAAGGCGTGCTGATCAATACTGGTTTTAAGCGTTACTCCTTGCGTGCCAACGTAGAATCTAAATTCTTTGACCTGTTAAAAATCGGGACAAACCTGAATTATAGCCTGAGTAAGCAAACAGGTGGCTCTTCATCTATGTATACGAACTATGGAGCGGCGAACTACAGACCTGATGTCCCGGTTCGAAACCCGGATGGATCTTATGCAAATGACGGGCTTAGCGATAATCCTGTAGCAACCAGAATGGCGACTGATATTAATGAAAGTCAGCGGTTACTCGCCTCCGTATATGCGGAGCTGGAGATCATTCCGGGTTTAAAAGCGAGGTCATCCCTTTCCTATGATGTAAACCACAATGCCGGATTTTTGTATACGCCAAGCTGGCTGCTCGCCTCCATCAATGCAAATCAAAAGGGATCGAGAACGGATCGGAATTTTGAATATACGAACCGGATATTTGACAATACCCTCAGTTTTACCAAAGCTTTTGATAAACATCATATAGATGCCGTTGCAGGTGCTTCCTGGACGTTAAACAGAAGTAATTTCAGTAACGTCAGCAGCATTAACTTCCCTAACGATGATGTCCTGAACAACCTTGGTTCTGCGGGAATGGTCAATGGATACAGTAGCGGAGGGGAAAGCAGCGGACTGGAGTCCTTTTTTCTTCGTGCGAATTACAATTACGATGGAAAGTATTACCTGACGGTAAGTGGGCGTGCAGACAACTCCACCAAATTCGGACCTGAAAATCAATGGGGATATTTTCCTTCAGTGGGCTTGGCCTGGAGATTTTCTCAGGAGAACTTTATGAAAGGACTCTCCTTTATTGATGATGCAAAATTACGGCTAACCCGGGGAAAAACCGGAACCTCTGCATTTGGAAGTTTTGGCTTTTTAACCTTGTTTAATACGGGCTATTTTTACAATGGAATAAACGGACTCAGGGCAAATCCTGATGACGGACAGCCCAATCCGGACATCCGCTGGGAAGGAACGACGCAGACAGATGCTGCATTGGAACTGAGTTTCCTGAAGTCAAGGTTAAAAACTACCGTCAATTTTTATAGAAAATATACAGAGGGCATGATTACCGGGCCTAGTATTCCTTCCTCCAATGGTTACAGTTTCCAGAACAAAAACATTGGGGATGTCAGCAATCAGGGCTGGGAGTTTACTGTATCGGCTATTCCCGTAAATACGGACAAGTTTACCTGGATCTCTGATTTTAACATCAGCTTTAATAAGAACAAAGTTGAAAAAACCTATGGAACCGCATTGTATGGTACTATTCTTCTGACGGAAGGACTTCCCCTGAATGGAATCAGAGGATACCGGACAAATGGGCTTTACCAGGATCAGGGGGAAATAGATGCCTTAAATGCCAAAGCGAGGCTAGCTACAGGGAATCCAAGTGCATTTTATCAGACTGCACTGACGGCTCCCGGAGATGTCAGGTTTGTGGACCTTAATGGAGATGGAAGGATCGATACCAAAGACAGATCAATTCTGGGCTATTCTCAAAACCCAAAATATTTTGGAGGCTGGAACAATACGTTCCGATACGGACAGTTGGAATTGAGTACCCTTTTTCAGTTTGATGTGGGAAGTAAGGTGTCAAGGGAACAGAATAATGATGTTTTCGGTGGTTACTTTACCAATGTATCTTCATTGGTGCTGACCGGATGGACGCCTGAAAATCCAAATACACAGCAGCCTAGAAATGTGATCAACGGGCCTGCACAGAATGTGGATACAAATACAGACCGTTTTATTGAAGATACTTCTTTTCTGAGGTTAAAGAACGTGCAGCTGAGTTATCTTTTGAATAATGCACTGCTAAAAAAGATGCACATTCAGCAGCTACGGTTATTTGCCGGAATGACGAATTTATTTACCTGGACAAAGTATAAAGGCTTGGATCCGGAAGTGAACAGTGAAAATACATTTACAGATCATGGAAGGGACACGGCTACTTATCCAACTACTCAAAGTATAACGTTTGGTGTTAATCTTAAATTTTAAAAAGATGACGATGAAATCTATATCAATCGCTTTAAGCTGTATGCTCTTCATGGGACTGCAGGCTTGTAAATTAACAGACGTTACAGACCTTAAGCCGGAAAATAAGCTGGATGAAAGTACTGTGGTAGTCGATATTCCTTCTGCTGAGAAATTATTGGCAGGTGCCTATTATAGTTTAAGAGATGAACCTCTTGCCAATCAGACACCAATTTATGTGGGACTGATGGGGCTGAACGTAACGGCCAGCGGTACATCCAGCAATCCTTATTTCACGAACAATGTTCCTCCTAATAACACTAATTTAAACAGCTATTTATATGGCGGGCCCTATCAACTGATTCAGACGGCTAATTTTGTGATTTTGAAAACAGGGGCATTAACCAGCACAGATCCGCGGAAGGCACAGATTATTGCCGAAGCAAAGTTTCTCCGTGCAATGGGACATTTTTACATCCTTCGTCTTTTCGGTCAGTTCTGGGATATGGGCTCCAGTTACGGAATGGAAATCAAGGACATTCCGAATTCGCCTGTTGCTGCGAGGGCAAGCGTCAAAGCATCTTATGAATTTATTCTTGCAGATCTGGATGTGGCCATTCGGGATTGCCCGGAGTATAAGACGGGAGTCATGAAGGGTTATGCCACAAAACTCGCTGCAAAAGCTTTAAAGGCCAGGGTTTTATTGTATGAAAAAGAGTATGCTGCCGCCGCTGTATTGGCTAAAGAGGTGATGTCCGGTCCGGCAGTATTGTCCGCAGATTTTGTCAACCTTTTTACAAATGAAAAGTACAATTCGGATGAAGTACTTTTGGGCTCCATCACTTTTGCAAATAACAACAATATCTATTATGAAAATGGAAAATCCTATTACTGGACCTATGGGGGATTTAAATTAACGGAACGGTATACGACACTGTTAAGACAGGATACCAGAAAATCGATTATTGTGAGGACACCCAGAGATCCTGTGGATGTGTTGAAATGGCAAGGTAATGGAAAGTTCAGTACGGGTGTGGAAGGGAGTCAGAATGATACAGAATATTATTTGCGACTGGCAGAAGCCTACCTGATTTATGCAGAAGCAGAGGCAAGAAGGCCAGGAGGGAATTTAGAAGATGCACTTAAAGCATTGAATACCTTGCATATGAAACGGGGTAATCCGGAACTGACCGCCTCCGGACCGCAAGAATTACTGAGCCTGATCAGGAAAGAGAAAGAACTGGAACTGGGCGCAGAATCGGGAGAAGATTGGTATGATATTGTTCGTTATATCAAAAACGGAGACCTGCAGGCATCAGCGGTAAAGCAAAGCCTTACAGACGAGAACAAACTGATTCTTCCCATACCACAAGTGAGTGTTGACGCTTCAAATCACTTAATTAAACAGAACCCTGGATACTAAAAACACTAAATATGAAAAAGAATATCATTTTATTAAGCTTAAGCAGCATTTGCCTGTTTGCAACTGCGCAGGTAAAAAAAGATGGGTATACCATCAACGGAAAAATTGAAGGACTAAAAAGTTCACATTTGTATATCTACGGTTTGGGAGGAAGCGATTCTGTTTCCGTAAAAAATGGCGCTTTTAGCTATAAGGGGAGCGTGAAGGAACCTACCCGGATTTACCTGACCGATCGAACAGGAATGCAGTTCGAGTTGTATGTTGAAAATGTTCCGGTAAGCATCAGGGGTGATGTAAATGCAGTTGAAGATATGCTGATCTCGGGAGGAAAAACGCAACAGGATCAAAATGTGTTAAAGATGACTAAGAAAGGCCTGGATAAAGAGCAAAAACAGCTTTTTGTCAGGTACGAAAAGGCAGAAAAAGCAAAAGATAGCCTGGCAATCGCAGGCATAGAAAAGGACCTTTTTAAAATCTACAACGAATCAAATGCGTTGAATAAGGCATTTATCAGGAAGCATCCTAAAAGTTATGTGAGCCTGATCAATATTAAGGACCTGGGCATGAGTACGGATTATGCGGAGCTGGCTGCGCTTTATCAATCACTGGATGCAAGCCTGAAGGCTAGTCCCGGAGGGAAAAAGATGGAAGCCACTTTAGCAGTGCTCCAAAAAGGAAGTAATGGTCAGGCGATGCTGGATTTTACCCAGAATGATATGGACGGTAAGCCCGTTCGTTTTTCTTCATTTAAAGGGAAATACGTATTGGTGGATTTCTGGGCAAGTTGGTGTGGACCCTGCAGAGCAGAGAATCCAAATGTGTTGAAAGCTTATAACGACTTCAAAGATAAAGGATTTACAGTGTTGGGTGTTTCGCTGGACGACAGTGGTGATAAATGGAAAGCGGCAGTGAAGGAAGATAAGATGCCATGGACTCAGGTGTCTGATTTAAAAGGCTGGAAAAATGAGGTTTCTACTTATTATGGAATTCAGGGCATTCCTTCCAACTACCTGGTAGACCAGAATGGACTGATCATTGCCAGAAACCTGAGGGGAGAGGCATTGCAGGAGAAGTTAAAAGAATTGATGAAATAGTAAGGACGAATGTCCTGCGAAAACGGTCTGGGTAAATCCCCAGGCCGTTTTTTGTGTTTATAGGTTGGCCGACAAAGCCTGGTAATAATTTTCTGCAGCTTCCTCATGCGTGTCTAAAAAAAGATAAGGCTCAATGAGTTCCAGCTCCATCAGGTTCAGTTCTCCGTTGACGATCAATCCATCAACTCTGGCATACAAACAGCCCCTGGCATATTGTTCCACGTAAGCTGCGGCAGTCTCTACATGTTTATCGAGGCCTTCCTGTACGTTAACACTGCCCCCAAGGTAACTCTGTACCCTGAAGTCGCCATCTTTTGGTACTTTCAACAGACTATGGCTATACGTTCCGTTAAAGAACAGGAAAGACCATTCCCCATCGTGAATTTCCGGCATAAAGGGTTGGGCAAGGAAAGCTTCTTCCTGCAACAGTTCGTTGATCTGAACTTCATGATCCGCAAAATTTTGCGCCGTTAAGATATAGGTGTTTTTAGCGCCTCCGCTAATGCAAGGCTTGATGATTAGTTTTTCGGTATTGAAATGAGCAGTCAGTACCTTCAAATCAAGTCGATCTCCTTTTTCAAGGAAGAAGGAAGGGATTACGGCTAAGCCCGAAGCTGCAATTTCAGCAAGGTAATGCTTGTCCATATTCCAGCTGACACGTTCGTAAGGGTTCAGTAATTTTACATTCAATGATTCCAGATGGTTCAGCCATTGCTTAAATTCTGCGATATGTTCGTGGTAATCCCATGGGGATTTAATGACAGCAAGGTCATAGCTTTTCCAATCTGCTGCGGGATCATTCCATATGACACGTTCTATAGAAAGTCCTTTATTGGTTAAGAAGTCTAATAGGGTTTTATCCTCATCTACCGTAGCTGAGGTGTATTTTTCCTGGATCTGGTAAGAAACATAAGCGATCTTCATATAAAAAAAGGTTAGGTGGTAAAGATATCATTAATGGGCTGATTTCCATATTTTGTAGGCTTCCCGAAGGCAATGGGCACAAGGTCTGTAACCTGCCTGCAGGGCTTCCTCTTCATCTTTGAAGAAAACCCTGTTTTCTATTTTCATGCCTTTCCCGGAGGTGCAGTTCAGCAGCCCGTAGATTTTGTTTTTTTTGTATCCTGCAAGTTTGATCTTTCCGGTCCTGATTAAAGAAAAGAGCTTTCTTTTTCGTTCATCGGGATCATGGCCAAGCTGCAAATGAAAAATCATATACTAATGGGGGCTAATGCCATAAGGTTTAGGGCAGGGGCAAGGTAAGGCATCGATCGCGCGGTAGCAATCCGGATCTTGCGGTTTATTCCATAGGGAGCACCGGTTCAAGATCTTTGAGCTCGTCTTCGGTAAAGAGTCTGGAATGAATCAGGAAGCCCATGTCCAGGGTCGATTCCAGGGAAAAGCTGGCAGCACGGCCAGCGATGACATCCAGGGTAAGCCGGGTATGTTTCCAGTATTCAAACTGATCTCCGGCCATATAAAATTTACAACCCTCGATCTCCCCGATGCAGACATCATTGGAGCCGACCAGAAATCCGCCTTTTTCAAAGCAATGCGGATAAGAGCCCTCACAACAACCGCCACTCTGATGGAACATCAGTTCCCCATATTCTTCCTTTAATGTTGCAATAACTTCCCTGGCTTTTTCTGTAGTTGTGATTCTTTTGATGCTCATGGTATTTGATGGTTTTGATTAAAAAACTCCCGGATTAACACGGTTAACCCGGGAATGAACTTCAACCATTAAAAAAATCCTAATTTGTTTTTATCATAAGAGATCAACATGTTTTTTGTGCTGCGGTAATGATCTAACATCATTTTATGGTTTTCCCTGCCGAAACCGGATTTCTTATATCCGCCGAATGGCGCA comes from the Pedobacter sp. FW305-3-2-15-E-R2A2 genome and includes:
- a CDS encoding AhpC/TSA family protein, producing the protein MKKNIILLSLSSICLFATAQVKKDGYTINGKIEGLKSSHLYIYGLGGSDSVSVKNGAFSYKGSVKEPTRIYLTDRTGMQFELYVENVPVSIRGDVNAVEDMLISGGKTQQDQNVLKMTKKGLDKEQKQLFVRYEKAEKAKDSLAIAGIEKDLFKIYNESNALNKAFIRKHPKSYVSLINIKDLGMSTDYAELAALYQSLDASLKASPGGKKMEATLAVLQKGSNGQAMLDFTQNDMDGKPVRFSSFKGKYVLVDFWASWCGPCRAENPNVLKAYNDFKDKGFTVLGVSLDDSGDKWKAAVKEDKMPWTQVSDLKGWKNEVSTYYGIQGIPSNYLVDQNGLIIARNLRGEALQEKLKELMK
- a CDS encoding FecR family protein, which encodes MEKATDLLDKYNSGMATDEEKATVESWYLKYKTAATDLSQQKIEQEYLLGLEALTSHMDRSSSLRLWPRIVAAAALFLVLSIGAFFVFRPALKQERTSYQHNDIGIGGNRAVLTLSNGRQISLTDAVNGTIVEESGIKVTKTRDGQLLYVLNGKQSAAEQISYNTITTPKGGQYQIILPDGTKVWLNAASSLVYPTAFSAVQRKVVLKGEAYFEVAKQLPKKVPFIVQTDRAKVEVLGTHFNVNAYDNEPFTKTTLLEGKVAVSYPETNHALILSPNQQAWNDKKTDLIRVITVDPEYDIAWKKGWFMFNDESIESIMRKISRWYDVEVVYEGKITAHQVFGGTVNRFENVSKVLEMLELTNAVHFKIEGRKITVMP
- a CDS encoding RNA polymerase sigma-70 factor yields the protein MKTYHTFSDQELTVMLRQGEKGALTEIYKRYQPLLYSHAYRRLPDQEEIRDLIQELFITLWDNRNSFQLHGSLASYLYTSVRNRILNLYRNQKVRDNYSLSLKNFMEQGSNITEETLREKELVQLVEQEVAALPSQMRLIFEMSRNLEMSHNEIALELDLSPHTVRTQVRNALRILREKLGVNIFLIFF
- a CDS encoding Ada metal-binding domain-containing protein; this translates as MIFHLQLGHDPDERKRKLFSLIRTGKIKLAGYKKNKIYGLLNCTSGKGMKIENRVFFKDEEEALQAGYRPCAHCLREAYKIWKSAH
- a CDS encoding RagB/SusD family nutrient uptake outer membrane protein gives rise to the protein MKSISIALSCMLFMGLQACKLTDVTDLKPENKLDESTVVVDIPSAEKLLAGAYYSLRDEPLANQTPIYVGLMGLNVTASGTSSNPYFTNNVPPNNTNLNSYLYGGPYQLIQTANFVILKTGALTSTDPRKAQIIAEAKFLRAMGHFYILRLFGQFWDMGSSYGMEIKDIPNSPVAARASVKASYEFILADLDVAIRDCPEYKTGVMKGYATKLAAKALKARVLLYEKEYAAAAVLAKEVMSGPAVLSADFVNLFTNEKYNSDEVLLGSITFANNNNIYYENGKSYYWTYGGFKLTERYTTLLRQDTRKSIIVRTPRDPVDVLKWQGNGKFSTGVEGSQNDTEYYLRLAEAYLIYAEAEARRPGGNLEDALKALNTLHMKRGNPELTASGPQELLSLIRKEKELELGAESGEDWYDIVRYIKNGDLQASAVKQSLTDENKLILPIPQVSVDASNHLIKQNPGY
- a CDS encoding TonB-dependent receptor, which produces MKLVIILMTGLLLQVNASGFAQRITINKKDASLKYIFNEIRKQTGYDVLWQTIQIQQVKNIDVSFRNETLETVLKQALAASGLSYAIKDKTVVIQKTDKTFFDRLVGYLKAIDIHGLVVDEKGLPLPGASVKVKGSNKVTKTNGRGEFSLEQVEENAVLSVSYLGYQTKDVAVKGESNLRITLAESQEKLEAVVVVGYGTTKRKDLVGTVATIGGDDMRKQVATNFTQALAGRAAGVQVSRPNGNPGAGASIRIRGLSTASGVNDPLFVIDGIPVQLFNGGGTDAARSTPANGLMDPLAGIDMNDVENIEVLKDATATAIYGSRAANGVVIVTTKRGRAGEQPVFSFNYDVSMDRQNKFLDALSGPEYVKFMTETYEKAGVPIEAAGFPGTANTDWQREVIQKGLIQNLNLSVMGASKDGNTNYGFSTGLTDQKGVLINTGFKRYSLRANVESKFFDLLKIGTNLNYSLSKQTGGSSSMYTNYGAANYRPDVPVRNPDGSYANDGLSDNPVATRMATDINESQRLLASVYAELEIIPGLKARSSLSYDVNHNAGFLYTPSWLLASINANQKGSRTDRNFEYTNRIFDNTLSFTKAFDKHHIDAVAGASWTLNRSNFSNVSSINFPNDDVLNNLGSAGMVNGYSSGGESSGLESFFLRANYNYDGKYYLTVSGRADNSTKFGPENQWGYFPSVGLAWRFSQENFMKGLSFIDDAKLRLTRGKTGTSAFGSFGFLTLFNTGYFYNGINGLRANPDDGQPNPDIRWEGTTQTDAALELSFLKSRLKTTVNFYRKYTEGMITGPSIPSSNGYSFQNKNIGDVSNQGWEFTVSAIPVNTDKFTWISDFNISFNKNKVEKTYGTALYGTILLTEGLPLNGIRGYRTNGLYQDQGEIDALNAKARLATGNPSAFYQTALTAPGDVRFVDLNGDGRIDTKDRSILGYSQNPKYFGGWNNTFRYGQLELSTLFQFDVGSKVSREQNNDVFGGYFTNVSSLVLTGWTPENPNTQQPRNVINGPAQNVDTNTDRFIEDTSFLRLKNVQLSYLLNNALLKKMHIQQLRLFAGMTNLFTWTKYKGLDPEVNSENTFTDHGRDTATYPTTQSITFGVNLKF
- a CDS encoding DUF779 domain-containing protein; its protein translation is MSIKRITTTEKAREVIATLKEEYGELMFHQSGGCCEGSYPHCFEKGGFLVGSNDVCIGEIEGCKFYMAGDQFEYWKHTRLTLDVIAGRAASFSLESTLDMGFLIHSRLFTEDELKDLEPVLPME